In one window of Rhodothermus sp. DNA:
- a CDS encoding TonB-dependent receptor translates to MLLWSAGTAVAQEEGRFTLVVRNAPLHKALETLARTARLNLVYPSELVRDRTVSCTLRNASAEALLRCLLAGTGLDFVRTSSGAYVILKTRELPSRLGLLTGQVVDGTTGAPLPFAHVLLADAGTGTITNEAGLFTLSGLLAGPHRLVISYVGYRPKVDSVRIDPDHPVYLRIALEPTPLEAPPIVIDGLVHRPLSADLGRLQLNAEQLQQIEMDDDLLQTLARLPGIQVRHPLAELHLQGGDSGEHLTLLDGMPVRNPVSLGRYLSAFSPLAIGRLTVYRAGYGAAQGSQLAGLIALEHDLSVPGPFDAVARVDPLAVNVRVRGRSRHTAALIAMRHSIWRLYQEPGLRTLLRQWNAIDPLMAARWLGEPVASEDMQAYRWTPQARFSDLHVALRTQFDPFQTLHVSAYQGTNRLAAGQQTRYVIAGSDSARLLLTHDLYQWLNRAFRVRYDRLLSARALLDLQLRGSWHASRYRYRAREGIAPRKDPAAWETLETRLQAELDRAPGTSEYNLIRELALEATLHYSPSPRWQLEGSISLEQVQARFRLGNVLIAPFRYYTTVWQPATYLTAQWSPVENIHVESGLRLTWLPVRATVYAEPRLAVRQDMRLGPFSLATRLAGGIYRQFINQFALTSVGATAIVPSVLFWLPPDATVAPPWSYHLTGELLLTRGDRWQVEASFYQKRQLHLLIVDYPALLTQLPAHQPSPEAVLLEQQDFLRPTRGFARGINVRLRYRSMRTQVTVSYSHDRAYRAYPNSQGVLRQVPAPWNEPYRLHLKLSHHFSAGLTGFGGWQVYWGKRWAFRRLYYDYLRYSGNPIIGGYNLDQPEAHSLPGRYRLDLGMSWRGKVQRIHLQLQLLVRNVLDRREVYDRSLMLIDQTSPQFVNRYLPGRQWLLTLQVVY, encoded by the coding sequence ATGCTACTCTGGAGCGCTGGAACGGCGGTTGCACAGGAAGAGGGACGCTTTACACTGGTCGTGCGCAACGCGCCTTTGCACAAAGCGCTCGAAACGCTGGCGCGAACGGCCCGTCTCAATCTGGTCTATCCATCCGAGCTGGTTCGGGACCGGACGGTTTCCTGTACACTTCGAAACGCCTCCGCCGAAGCGCTTCTGCGGTGTCTGCTGGCCGGTACCGGACTTGACTTCGTCCGCACCTCGTCGGGGGCTTACGTGATCCTGAAAACGCGGGAGCTGCCATCCCGTCTGGGATTGCTAACGGGACAGGTTGTAGATGGGACCACCGGTGCCCCGCTGCCCTTTGCCCATGTGCTGCTGGCTGATGCGGGCACCGGAACCATCACAAACGAGGCCGGGCTGTTCACGCTGAGCGGACTGCTGGCCGGACCACACCGGCTGGTGATTTCGTATGTGGGGTATCGCCCCAAAGTCGACAGTGTACGGATCGATCCGGACCATCCCGTCTATCTGCGTATCGCCCTGGAGCCAACACCGCTGGAAGCGCCCCCAATCGTAATTGACGGACTGGTCCACCGGCCGCTTTCAGCTGACCTGGGCCGGTTGCAGCTGAACGCCGAACAGCTGCAGCAGATCGAGATGGATGACGATTTGCTCCAGACCCTCGCGCGGCTGCCAGGCATACAAGTGAGGCACCCTCTGGCCGAATTGCATCTACAAGGCGGCGATAGCGGCGAGCACCTGACGTTGCTCGACGGGATGCCCGTCCGCAATCCCGTCAGCCTGGGACGTTATCTGAGCGCCTTCAGTCCCCTGGCCATCGGGCGCCTGACCGTTTATCGGGCGGGCTATGGGGCAGCTCAGGGAAGCCAGCTGGCAGGCCTGATCGCCCTGGAACACGACCTGAGCGTACCGGGACCCTTCGATGCAGTCGCCCGCGTGGATCCACTGGCAGTCAATGTGCGCGTGCGGGGCCGATCTCGCCATACGGCTGCCCTGATAGCCATGCGCCACAGCATCTGGAGGCTCTACCAGGAACCAGGCCTGCGAACGTTACTCCGGCAATGGAATGCGATCGATCCACTGATGGCTGCCCGATGGCTGGGCGAACCCGTGGCCTCTGAAGACATGCAGGCCTATCGATGGACCCCACAGGCTCGCTTCTCGGACCTGCATGTAGCCCTGCGCACCCAATTCGATCCGTTTCAAACGCTCCACGTATCGGCCTACCAGGGCACCAATCGGTTGGCGGCGGGCCAGCAGACGCGCTATGTGATCGCCGGATCTGACTCGGCGCGTCTGCTGTTGACCCACGACCTTTACCAATGGCTTAACCGGGCCTTTCGAGTACGTTACGACCGCCTGTTGAGCGCCCGCGCATTGCTGGACCTACAGCTTCGGGGAAGCTGGCATGCCTCCCGGTATCGCTATCGCGCTCGTGAAGGGATAGCCCCCCGAAAGGATCCTGCTGCCTGGGAAACGCTTGAGACGCGATTACAGGCGGAACTGGATCGCGCACCGGGCACGTCTGAGTACAACCTGATTCGAGAGCTGGCGCTGGAGGCCACGCTGCACTACAGCCCGTCACCCCGCTGGCAACTGGAAGGCAGCATCTCGCTGGAACAGGTGCAAGCCCGCTTTCGGCTGGGTAACGTGTTGATCGCGCCTTTTCGCTACTATACAACTGTTTGGCAGCCGGCTACCTACCTGACCGCTCAATGGTCGCCCGTCGAGAACATCCACGTAGAGTCTGGCCTGCGGCTGACCTGGCTGCCGGTACGGGCCACGGTCTATGCCGAACCACGATTGGCCGTGCGCCAGGACATGCGGTTGGGCCCTTTTTCCCTGGCCACACGTCTGGCCGGAGGAATTTACCGGCAGTTTATTAACCAGTTTGCATTAACAAGCGTGGGCGCCACAGCCATCGTGCCCTCTGTACTTTTCTGGCTACCGCCCGATGCTACCGTAGCTCCTCCCTGGAGCTACCATCTGACCGGAGAGTTGCTGCTGACCCGAGGCGATCGCTGGCAAGTGGAAGCATCCTTTTACCAGAAAAGACAGCTCCATTTGCTCATCGTTGACTATCCTGCGTTGCTAACCCAATTGCCAGCTCATCAGCCGTCTCCTGAAGCGGTGCTGCTTGAACAGCAGGATTTTCTGCGACCTACCCGGGGCTTCGCCCGTGGTATCAATGTGCGTCTCCGGTATCGGAGTATGCGCACACAGGTCACGGTAAGCTACAGCCACGATAGGGCATACCGAGCCTACCCGAACAGCCAGGGCGTGCTACGTCAGGTGCCCGCCCCCTGGAACGAACCCTACCGCCTCCACCTGAAGCTCTCCCATCACTTCTCGGCCGGACTGACAGGCTTCGGCGGTTGGCAGGTCTACTGGGGGAAACGCTGGGCTTTCCGCCGCCTTTATTACGACTATCTTCGCTACAGCGGTAATCCGATCATTGGCGGCTACAATCTGGATCAACCGGAGGCACACTCGCTACCTGGCCGCTATCGGTTGGATCTGGGCATGTCGTGGCGTGGAAAAGTTCAGCGAATACATCTTCAGCTCCAACTGCTCGTACGAAACGTGCTGGATCGCCGCGAGGTGTACGACCGAAGCCTGATGTTGATCGACCAGACCTCGCCGCAGTTTGTCAACCGCTACCTGCCCGGCCGGCAGTGGCTACTGACGCTGCAAGTTGTATACTGA
- a CDS encoding Rieske (2Fe-2S) protein yields MKFETFSRREFLQRAGGLSLGAIVFSLVGCDTGGMEDDADRGNPPGEETGITIQGNVVTLDLTGSVAKRVAEPGGFLHIDAADMLVVNVNGTIRAFSAICTHQGCEIRDFQNNLFTCWCHGSQFDTDGQVVRGPATSPLPEYTVERNGNIVRITKG; encoded by the coding sequence ATGAAGTTCGAGACTTTTTCGCGGCGGGAGTTTTTGCAACGGGCCGGTGGATTGTCGCTGGGAGCGATCGTCTTTTCCCTGGTTGGCTGCGACACAGGTGGTATGGAAGATGATGCTGACCGGGGCAATCCCCCGGGCGAGGAAACCGGAATCACGATCCAAGGCAACGTGGTGACACTTGATCTGACCGGATCGGTGGCCAAACGAGTAGCTGAGCCCGGAGGTTTTCTCCATATTGATGCCGCTGACATGCTGGTGGTGAATGTGAACGGCACAATCCGGGCCTTTTCGGCCATCTGCACGCATCAGGGCTGCGAAATTCGTGACTTTCAAAACAATCTATTCACCTGCTGGTGCCACGGCTCGCAGTTCGACACCGACGGGCAGGTGGTGCGCGGACCGGCCACGTCGCCGCTGCCGGAGTACACCGTCGAACGAAACGGCAATATCGTTCGCATCACGAAAGGGTAA